In Silene latifolia isolate original U9 population chromosome X, ASM4854445v1, whole genome shotgun sequence, the following proteins share a genomic window:
- the LOC141620869 gene encoding uncharacterized protein LOC141620869, producing the protein MIAASPNLFASADSFVKFNGLNYDEWALKILYTLSIMALDIAILTDEVPTKITPESSEAEKCHYQDWEKSNRLGLHLMRMTMADNIKPSMPKTEKAREFMLKVKECSQSDLADKSIVGSLMSELTTKRFDWSQPIHDYVTHMSNLAAKLKTLGMDASDTFLVQFIINSLPYEFGQFQVNYNTIKDKWNYQELKAMLIQEEGRLKKMKDQVVHF; encoded by the coding sequence ATGATTGCAGCATCTCCAAATTTGTTTGCATCTGCTGACTCTTTTGTAAAGTTCAATGGGCTTAATTATGATGAGTGGGCCTTAAAGATCCTGTATACACTGAGTATAATGGCTTTGGACATTGCCATCCTGACAGATGAGGTGCCAACAAAAATTACACCTGAGAGCTCCGAAGCCGAAAAGTGTCATTATCAGGATTGGGAGAAATCTAACAGGTTGGGTTTACACCTCATGAGGATGACAATGGCTGATAACATTAAGCCCTCCATGCCTAAAACAGAGAAAGCAAGAGAATTCATGCTAAAAGTAAAGGAATGTTCACAGTCGGATTTAGCTGATAAGTCAATTGTTGGTAGTTTAATGAGTGAGCTGACTACTAAAAGGTTTGACTGGTCTCAACCGATTCATGATTATGTGACACACATGTCTAACCTGGCAGCAAAGTTGAAAACTTTAGGAATGGATGCAAGTGATACTTTCTTGGTCCAATTCATCATTAACTCTCTACCTTATGAGTTTGGCCAGTTTCAGGTGAACTATAACACCATTAAAGATAAATGGAACTATCAAGAGTTAAAAGCCATGCTTATACAGGAGGAGGGGAGATTAAAGAAGATGAAAGATCAAGTCGTTCATTTCTGA